The Bdellovibrio bacteriovorus region AGAAAAGGAAAAGCGGTTCCCCGCAATCACTCCCGACCGTTCGCAAGTGGCGTGGGCGGAAAAGAATTTGAAAACGGGCGAAGAAAGCTTGGTCCTTTATAATCTGAAAACAAAAATTCCTTTTATGTTGAAATCCAACGAAGGAAATTACCGCGATCTGTTCTTCTCGCCTCGCAATCCCCAACGTCTTTTTTATAGCATTTTACGTAAAGGCGAAAAGCGTTACCAAATCGAGGTCTATGACATCGACAAGCAGTGCACGCAGGTGGTTTTTAAAGGCAATGACTCGTTGTCTTCACCGGCTATTTCGAATGAAGAAACTGAACGCGTCGCCTTCTCGCGCCTATTCCAGGATAAGAAACAAATTTACATTGTGAATCTTCCAGTTGATTTAGGCCCTTGCCTTGAACCGGCCGCCCAAGCTACTCTTAAGAAGTGAAATCCTTAGTCGCCTTTATTACATTCTGTTCCTCAGTAACGTTGGCAGCGCCGCATCCGGCGACGAGTTCGTCTGCGTTCACCGCCCCCGAAAAAGGCCTCTATTTTCTGCACAAAGGTTTCACTTTAAAAACGGAAGGAACGAACTGGGTTCCGGTAGCAAACAGTGAGGAAAGTCTTTTAGACACCGTTCGTTTTGCTCCGCGCGACAATCAGACAGAAGGCAGTCTTAGTATTCGTACTGATAAAGTCGCAAAAAATGCCTCGCTAGAGCTTTATACACGCAAATGGATGCGTGATTACCCGAACTATGGCTTTGAGGTGATTTCAGCGAAGAACTTCACTTTGAATGGCAGTCCTGCTTTGGTTGTGGATATGCTTTCAAGATCTAAGAATAAACAAATTCGCCAAGTCGTTTTAAAGAACGAAGACCGCGTCGCGATCATGACTTGTCTTGATGATAAGGCTCGCTTCACAAAAGCTCTGCAAAGCTGCAATCAAATCATGAAAACTTTTGCGTGGACGCCCCCTGAGACGATGCCCGCGAAGCGGTAGCTTTATGTGCTTCCACTGACAAAAAAAAGAGCCAAGACAACTTGGCTCTTTAAAGGAAATAACAATTTATAGCGGAAACTAGTTACAGCTTTTACCCCACGTGTTGGCCGTTTTATCACCTACACCAATGTGTAAAGAAGCACTTCCGTAGTGACCGATCGCGCGCAATCTTTTCTTTGCTCTCATTTTACAAAGCTCACGGAAAGCACGGTCCGCCTCGCTATTACTTGCAAAGCGCACGTCAATAGAAGTTCCGTAAGGATGACGACCTTTTGCTCCGCCTACGTTTTTATTGTAAGGCTCGGGTCTCCACCAGTTATAGATATGGCTGATTTTGATTCCTTTTGCGGAAAGATCCTGAAGGATTTTTACGCCCGCGATCGGATACTGCCAGGTCTTTTCATCGGGATGAATCAACTGATGTTCTTGGCTTGATCCGTAAGTACAACGGAATGTCGAAGCCGAATTCTTGTTAGGTCTAACAAGCTGGCTGCACCAAGATGAATTGTTTGTCTCTTTAGAACAACGTTGAAGGAATTCTTCTTCTTTCGTGTTTCCTAAATTTACTTGTGCTTTCTGGCTTGAAGAAGCTCTGACACAACCCAAAGATTCAATTTCGGGATCGATGGCTTCTTCGCTGTCATTATGAATGTGGTCTGCGATGTCTTCGGAAGCGCCGTCTTCAATAGCAGCAGAGGTTTCTTCGTTAAGAGCATCTCCTGAGCTCGCTGGTTGACATCCAATTTGGCCTAGACCTAATGCAAACATCAACGATAGCGTCGTCATTTTAAACTTCATCCATTCTCCTTGCTCGGGTTAATTCTTCGTAATGAGTTGCTAGGCTACACGCCTTACGAAGTTTTAATCCACCCTTTGAAAGGCACTTCTGGAGCTAAGTTCAGGGGAATGTGAGTCAGTTCTTCATCCGGAAAAATACAAATATGAATGGATTCTTATTCACTTGTTTAGATCTTCACGAGGCCTCAGGATTTTTAGATCAGGAGAGGAGTCTTCCAATGAACGTTAATGATCTTCAAGCCGAGTTAATCACCCCCGACGCCGCCAATTTTTTAATTTCTCTTCACGAAAAATTCGATGGCCTTCGTCGTCACATGCTGATGAAAAGAAAAACTTTGGTGAATGAATTCTGTGAAGGGGCTCGCCCTCAGTTCCTGGAAAAAACTCGCAGCATTCGTGAATCCGACTGGAAGATTGCAGAAGCTCCCAAAGATCTGCAGGATCGTAGGGTCGAGATCACAGGCCCCGCGGAACCTAAGATGATTATCAATGCGCTGAACTCCGGCGCCCAAGTTTTCATGGCGGACTTTGAAGACTCCCTCAGTCCAACATGGTTCAATCTTCTTAACGGACAAGAGGCTTTGCAAAAAGCCGTTCGTCGCACACTCACTCATCGCAACGAAAATGGCAAAGAATACAAGCTGAATAAAAATATCGCGACCCTTGTCGTACGCCCTCGTGGTCTTCACTTAGACGAGCAGCACTTTATGATTCGCGGAGAGCCTATCTCAGGGGCCCTTTTCGATTTCGGCCTTTACATGTTTCATAACGCCAAAGAACTGATTAAGCGCGGCACCGGGCCTTATTTCTATCTGGCTAAATTAGAAAATCATGAAGAAGCAACCTGGTGGGCTGATGTTTTCAAATTTACGGAAGAAAAATTAGAAATTCCCAGCGGGACCATTCGCGCGACGGTTTTAATTGAAACCATCACGGCCGCTTTTGAAATGGATGAAATTCTGTTTGCCCTTAAAGACTATGCGGCGGGCCTTAATGCCGGTCGCTGGGATTATATCTTCAGTCTTATTAAAAAGTTTCATGCTTGTCCTGAGTTCGTTCTTTCTGAACGCGCTCGTGTGACGATGACAACGCCCTTTATGGAAGCTTACTGCAAGCTCTTAGTGCAAACTTGTCACAAGCGTGGCGCTCACGCTATGGGCGGAATGGCTGCCTTTATTCCGAACCGTCAAGACCCCGATCTTACAAAAAATGCCATTCACAAAGTCGCGGAAGACAAATCCCGCGAAGTGCGTCTGGGATTTGATGGTACATGGGTGGCTCATCCTGATTTAGTTCCGGTGGCCTTTGCGGAATTCACTCGTGTGTTGGCCGATCGTCCTCACCAAAAACATGTTTCACCTCGCGGACCCGTTTTTGCGGAAGATCTTTTAAAAGTGCCTAAAGATATTCATGTCTCTGAAGAAGGCGTGCGCACAAATATCTCTATCACCCTTCGTTATCTGGATAAGTGGCTTTCCGGTATTGGCGCTGCCGCTTTAGACAACCTGATGGAAGACGCCGCCACCGCCGAGATTTCGCGCAGTCAATTATGGCAGTGGCTGCATCATCACGTTGTTTTAACGGATGGCTCCCCATTAACTTACGGTCGATACAAACTGCTTTTGCAGGAAGAAATTTTTAATTTGGAATCTCAGGACGTACCGCATTTGAAAAAGGCAGTTTCGCTTTTAAATTACATGGTTCTTACTGAGGACTTCCCAAATTTCCTAACCACGATGGCTTATGAACAACTAACTAAAGCGGAATCAAAGGAGATTGAAATGGTCAACGGCATGGAAGCTCATAAAAAGTCAGTGGATGCTCAATGGGCCACAGATGAAAGATGGAAGGGCGTGAAGCGCAACTACGGTTCAGCCGAAGTGGCAAAACTTCGCACGTCCATTCCTGTTCAATACACGCTCGCTGAAATGGGCGCAAAAAAACTGTGGGGCCTTTTAAAGAACTCCCCTTATGTAAATACTTTTGGCGCAATGACAGGCGGTCAAGCGGCGCAAATGGTGAAAGCCGGACTGCAAGCGATTTACGTCAGTGGTTGGCAGGTGGCAGCGGACGCAAATCTTTCTGGTCAAACTTATCCCGATCAAAGCCTTTATCCTTCTAACAGCGTTCCGAATCTTGTCAGACGCATTAACAACTCTTTCATGCGCGCGGACCAGATCGCGAATCAAACTGGGAAAGACATGCGCGGCGAAGACTGGTATGCACCCATCGTCGCCGATGCTGAAGCCGGCTTCGGGGGGCCGTTGCATGCCTTTGAATTGATGAAATCAATGATCGAGGCCGGAGCGGCCGGCGTGCACTTTGAAGATCAGTTAGCCGCTGAAAAAAAATGCGGACACATGGCGGGGAAAGTCCTTATTCCGACAAGTAATTTCATTCGTACTTTGCAAGCGGCTCGCTTGGCAACGGATGTTCTAGGTGTTCCAACAGTGATCATCGCAAGAACCGATGCCCTAAGCGCGACGTTGATGACTTCGGATATTGATCCTGCCGATCACCCATTCCTGACGGGCGAAAGAACTCCCGAAGGTTATCATGTAATTCGCGGGGGTCTAGAGTACGCCATCGCACGCGCGATCGCTTACGCTCCTTGGGCGGATGTGCTTTGGTTTGAAACATCCAAACCCGATATGAAAGAAGCTGAAACTTTTGCTAAAGAAGTTCATAAGAAGTACCCAGAAAAAATTCTGGCTTACAACTGCTCGCCTTCTTTCAATTGGAAAATGCACCTTAGTGATGGAGAGATTGCGGAATTCCAAGATCATCTTGGCAAACTTGGTTATAAGTTTCAGTTCATCACATTGGCAGGCTGGCATTTAGTGAACTATCACACTTTCGATCTGGCTCATCGCTACTCGACCGACGGCATGACAGCTTACGTGGAATTGCAAGAGCAAGAATTCGAAGCGGCGGAAAAAGGTTATACCGCAGTGAAACACCAAGCCGAAGTGGGAACAGGATACTTCGACGAAGTTCTTCAAGTGATCACCGAGGGCCAAGGTTCTACAGGTGCGTTGAAGGGCTCTACCGAAGAACAATTCCATCAAGGTTCTTCAAATCAACCACCGCCTCCACCAGAGACAGTGACTCAACCGCTGCAACACTAATGCAAAAATAAAAAAGAGATCTGGGTTTCCAGATCTCTTTTTCTTTAGTACAAAAGATATTTTTTTCTTTCCTTAGCCCAGGATTTTTCATCCACCGCCAAGGCTTTATCCAGATCTTTCGGAGTGGCTTTGCTATCTTCGATCCACTCTCTCAAAGCCGGACCGCCATTGATCACATCAAAGGCCAAACGATCTTTCACATACTCATAGGCGAAATCACGGTAGATCGGATAATCGGGATGCATTTCACGAATCACTTTCAACATCAAAGCCGTCAGGCGGAAAGGCTTAAACTGATCGTGTTTGTAAGCTTTGCTATCTGTATGGAACTGGAATCCGTGACAAAGTTTTCCGACGTGCTTGTGGAAAGTCGGTTCAAAATAGCATTCGCGAAGCACCACACCTTTAAACCATTGCGGC contains the following coding sequences:
- the aceA gene encoding isocitrate lyase, which produces MNVNDLQAELITPDAANFLISLHEKFDGLRRHMLMKRKTLVNEFCEGARPQFLEKTRSIRESDWKIAEAPKDLQDRRVEITGPAEPKMIINALNSGAQVFMADFEDSLSPTWFNLLNGQEALQKAVRRTLTHRNENGKEYKLNKNIATLVVRPRGLHLDEQHFMIRGEPISGALFDFGLYMFHNAKELIKRGTGPYFYLAKLENHEEATWWADVFKFTEEKLEIPSGTIRATVLIETITAAFEMDEILFALKDYAAGLNAGRWDYIFSLIKKFHACPEFVLSERARVTMTTPFMEAYCKLLVQTCHKRGAHAMGGMAAFIPNRQDPDLTKNAIHKVAEDKSREVRLGFDGTWVAHPDLVPVAFAEFTRVLADRPHQKHVSPRGPVFAEDLLKVPKDIHVSEEGVRTNISITLRYLDKWLSGIGAAALDNLMEDAATAEISRSQLWQWLHHHVVLTDGSPLTYGRYKLLLQEEIFNLESQDVPHLKKAVSLLNYMVLTEDFPNFLTTMAYEQLTKAESKEIEMVNGMEAHKKSVDAQWATDERWKGVKRNYGSAEVAKLRTSIPVQYTLAEMGAKKLWGLLKNSPYVNTFGAMTGGQAAQMVKAGLQAIYVSGWQVAADANLSGQTYPDQSLYPSNSVPNLVRRINNSFMRADQIANQTGKDMRGEDWYAPIVADAEAGFGGPLHAFELMKSMIEAGAAGVHFEDQLAAEKKCGHMAGKVLIPTSNFIRTLQAARLATDVLGVPTVIIARTDALSATLMTSDIDPADHPFLTGERTPEGYHVIRGGLEYAIARAIAYAPWADVLWFETSKPDMKEAETFAKEVHKKYPEKILAYNCSPSFNWKMHLSDGEIAEFQDHLGKLGYKFQFITLAGWHLVNYHTFDLAHRYSTDGMTAYVELQEQEFEAAEKGYTAVKHQAEVGTGYFDEVLQVITEGQGSTGALKGSTEEQFHQGSSNQPPPPPETVTQPLQH